In a single window of the Candidatus Thermoplasmatota archaeon genome:
- a CDS encoding zinc-ribbon domain-containing protein, with the protein MYCQKCGAEVEEKAAFCPDCGEQIKSKSEQFVDDAARVTGEVVEGAVDLTKKAYDKTKPVVKDAGRKTKGFVKGVTKKLKGDEEKS; encoded by the coding sequence ATGTATTGTCAGAAATGCGGAGCTGAGGTCGAGGAGAAGGCCGCCTTCTGTCCAGACTGCGGGGAACAGATCAAGTCGAAATCGGAGCAGTTCGTGGACGACGCTGCACGCGTCACTGGCGAGGTCGTCGAGGGCGCTGTGGATCTTACTAAGAAGGCCTACGATAAGACGAAGCCCGTTGTCAAGGACGCGGGAAGGAAGACGAAAGGTTTCGTGAAAGGCGTCACCAAGAAGCTCAAGGGAGATGAAGAAAAGTCTTAA